A single window of Nicotiana sylvestris chromosome 3, ASM39365v2, whole genome shotgun sequence DNA harbors:
- the LOC138886827 gene encoding uncharacterized protein, giving the protein MVDGTYRKERFLEMMWNHSERVNTIVLSWIMNSVGKGLLGGIMYASSAQVVWEDLVERFNKIDGSRTFNLHKEIATLSQGTSSVSVYFSKLKDLWEEFEALVPASSCDCPKSREFVAYL; this is encoded by the coding sequence ATGGTTGATGGCACATACAGAAAAGAAAGATTCTTAGAAATGATGTGGAATCACTCGGAAAGAGTAAATACAATTGTTCTTTCTTGGATTATGAATTCAGTTGGAAAAGGGCTTCTTGGAGGAATTATGTATGCATCTAGTGCACAAGTGGTCTGGGAAGATTTGGTTGAAAGGTTCAACAAGATAGATGGTTCAAGAACCTTCAATCTTCACAAGGAAATTGCTACTCTATCGCAAGGAACATCATCTGTATCAGTATACTTTTCGAAATTGAAAGATCTATGGGAAGAGTTTGAAGCATTAGTACCAGCATCTAGTTGTGACTGTCCAAAATCAAGGGAGTTTGTAGCTTACTTGTAG